The region GAGAGTGGGGAGAATTGAAAGGGCTATAATTAGCTTTTGGCAGAGGCTTTAGGGTGGGGCCACATAAAATGATGTGGAGGGCGTAAGGGGGGCACATAAAGCCCAGTGGAGTGGCAAGCAGGGGACCACATAAAACTCAGTGGAGTGGTAAGTGGGGGCCACATAAAACCTGGTGGAAGGAATTAGTAGGGGCCATATAAAACCCGGTAGAGGGGTAAGCCAGGCCCACCTAAAACCCTGCAAAGGATAAGCTTTTTGGCTTCATCCTAGGGAGTTGCTTCCTAGCCatcattttgttcattttccatgCCATTTATTTTTCCAAAAGGCTGGTTGTCCACAAGATTTTATTAGAGATGTGAAATAGCTGAGCCCTTCCTGCCACTAGAGCCCCTTGCTCCTGTTGGTTCTGTGAAGCAAGTGTCACGCAACTGCCCATCATCCCTCGAAACAGACTAGTTCTATCAAGAAGAGGACTTTACACTTGAAAGGGTTCAGGACCTGATCCATCATCATGGTTTCTGGTGTTTGGCTAACATCTGATCCAGTCCTAATGCTAGAGGGCTAAACATGACCATTGTTGGGCATTACCAAATGGGAGAAGCTGTTTGGGTGGCAGTGGGAAAATTGCTGGGGAGCCATAAAAGCAAGAGAATTCACTTGAGATGTCCAACCCAATCTGGCCTTTGCTGAGGATTCAGGTCTCCTGGCCTTTGTACctaacttaagggttctttggaaagtcagttgggtggtgttttgctggggcaaaaaGGTGAAGAAACATTTAGCTGAAGTGGACataggtgaaaggctaaggcagactcgtgaaggaacattatgctgaggcagacacaggagagaggatgttctgctaaagcaagcatgcgaaaggacatgtgatgaaagaTTCTTCACTAATAACATGTACATAtcggtctgccttacattgtgtagctGAGCTGCATTTATtgagactccatagagagaacTGGGCCACAAAACTTCTAGTTCTATGTGGCAGTTGCTGAAGactcgggctgattggcagagtgatgtcagctgagacagacataGTGCTGAGGCGAGACCAATAGAGGACACTTGATGTTTGAAGAGAGGGTTAAAAAAGGACTTGAGGACAGTGATGGGGCCTGAGCTTGGCTTACTTATAGGGCTTGCTGCGCAAAGCTTGTGGGTCTCATGTCTTTGCTGAGAGAGTCACAGTTGAGAACTTCTCGCATCCCtctgggtccctcctgctgacttgagccaaggcctggctgtctctgattGGTAAATGctaccactgctgatttgtgtttgctatactgacactactgaactagaCGGTTGgcgtatccatgaagtgtttgcaagtgaatTGAGCTGCTGATCTGGGAACTGAATTACCAATTTCTatacaacacagatgggagttgcaaCCAAGAAACTCTTAGATCcactccccaaccccaataccttttcttttccactgcctctgaTGGGTGATTGgctacaaggaaggttaaagcatttaagaacttattaaaaatacatgtttgaaaaaaataaaagttacacCTGACCTTCCTGAACGGTCTTGGAGTTCCTGGCTCAAATAGGCTGTTTCTTGTCCATATCGGTGAAACAGGTCTTACAGGGCCTGTCCAAGGGTTGTCTTCTTCGTATTGCTGGTTTTTTGCTTTCCAGTGAGGGAGGAGACTGACGCAGTAGGCTAGAGCAAACTGGATGTATGTCTTACCTTTGAGTGATATGGTTAGTCACTTCACTGCTTTAAGGACGGATCTGAATTTTGATGTGTTTAAAATGGACGTGCTGAGATACTGTGTTGTCCTAGGAGGAACTCCATggattattttattatgtttgctTGCCTAGCTTAAATTAAGGGCCTCTGGATTCTTGCTGTTCTCAAACATTATGCACCATGCACAACTTCATCACTATTTTTCATAGATGCATGTAGATGTTACAGCACAGAGGGTATGTGCTTTttccctcccagatcctcctAAAGGGTACCAGGAAGCACCAGGAAGAGGTAACAAACCGTCATACCTGATACCTGCATATTTTTCCATGGAGCAATTAATGGTAGGAAGGTACGAACAAGTGTCCTGATGAGATGTGAGGATGGGGCCAGATGATAGAGCAAGTAAAACATTTCTTAAGTCTATGTGCTCCAGGCCTCCAGCTTTAGAGTGGCAAGAGAGCATTGTGCATTTAGGCCTCGGGCTCAGACGGGACTACAGAATACCTTGTGACTGGGTTTTCAGCCTCAGTGGTCTCAGGGAAGAAAACTATAGACTAATTTCTTTGACGAACATGGATACAAAATATTCTCATCAAAATACTTGGAAACTAAATTCAGAAACACATTAAAAAGATCACACATTAGTGccaaataggcttcattccagaaaGGCCAGGTCGattaaatgtatataaatcaataaatattatacaataaaccatataaacaaacttaaggaCAGAAACCGTGTAATTATCTCAACTGACATTCAAAACAAAGGTCAGCAGTCTTTGTGACAAAAGTCCTGAGGACATTAGGGATTTGTGGGACATTCCTCAAAATGATAAAGGCTTTATACAACAAAACTATAGCCAACGTCATTTTAAGTAGAGCCAATCTGGGAGCATTTCTCTAGAATCAGGaatgatacaagcatgtccactCTCCCAGTCCTGTTTGAGTGGATGCATGATGTCTTGGTTGTATCGATTAGatacaagaaaaatataaaagagattaaaagtaataaaggaagaagtcaaactatccctatgtgcagatgatataaATTTTTTGAACTTCTCTTTTTACTTAAAAGACCCTACGAATCTACTAGAAAACTCTTAGGCCTAGTTGTCAGATTTAAAAAATTCAACGCTAAAAGGTCAACAACAGTAGCCTTCAATACAGACCAGCaaaatactcttaaaaatatgaaaaatatctcATTCAAAATAATTCCAAAAAATCAAGTAGAAAATATATCCAGAAATTCATTTGGAACCACAAAAGACCATGAATGACCAAAGTGTTCCCACAAGTAGGATCATAGATGGAGGTATTTCAATACCGAACCTCAAGTTACACTACAGTGCTATAGCGACACTAAAAACAGGCAGGGAGaccaatgaaaatgaatggatgACTCAAAAGTGACAACACTATGTCCATCTAATTTTGGACAAGGAAGGCAAATATACATTGGAAAAATAACCTGTCCAAAAAAAATGGTGCTGATAAAACGGAATATCTACCTACAGAAGAGTGAAATAAATTTATATCTCTTACCTCATATCAAAAATCAATCCAGAGTGAATCCAATGCTTTAACTTAAAACTTGACTTCTGAAAATTCTAGAAGAAATCATAAGAAATACTCCTCATGACATTCGGGCAGGCTTTGACTTCCTGAACAGGACATTAGGGGTGCAGGAAGTACTCAAGTACCAACAGATGGGACTCCAGGAAATTAGAAAGTTTCTGCAAAGCAAAGATACTATCAGCAGAGCACAAAGACACCCACATAATGAGAGAAGTTCTTTTCCAGTGAACTTCAGACAGAGGCTAATGTCCAGAATCTACAATGGACTGCAGAGAACAAACACAGAGGAAATGAAACTGCCAAGTAACGAATGGGCTAAAGAGTTGAataggcagggggaggaggagaaggaggaggaagaggaggaggaagaggaggaggaagaggaagaggaggagggggaggaggaagaggaggaagaggaggaggaagaagaggagaaaggaagacaaggaggaagaaaaaggaggggaggaaaaggaagaggagaggaggagaacaaGAACAAGGAAAAACACAAGTGGCTAATAATTATCTTTAAAGGTATTCTATAATAAACtataaattaaaactactttaagaTGCCATATCACTTTAGTCAAAAGGAAATCAAATGCTGGAGGTGATAAAGAAAGAGGAGCTCTTATTCATTGTTGGTGTGAATTAATAAGTTAGTATAGAAAGTAGTGTGGgtgtttctcaaaaaattaaaaatagaattaccaTATGATCACGCTGCTTCATTCCTGGCCATATACACAGAGAAATTTATgtcctcccgtgtgtgtgtgtgtgtgtgtgtgtgtgtgtgtgtgtgtgtgtgtgtgtatttttaccCCATGCTTATTTCTGCCTTATTTACTATGGCAAAGAGACAAAACTAATCTAGATGCTCattaacagatgaatggatgatgaAAATCTGGCAGAAATATAAAAGGGAGTAATATTCagtactaaaaaataaaataagaaatttttcagaaaaatgaatgaaCTTAGGATGAGTGGTATTAAGTGAAGCTACTCACCTCAGAAAGACAAAAGCCACATTTCTCTCCTGCCCATGCTGATCCTAGCTTGTACTGTAAACCAATGTGCTCATGGCTTTAGTGTGACACTCGAAAGAACAGGAAAGGGTAAAAATGAGGATAAATAATTCATAGACAACAATATAAAGCTCAACTACTGTGGATTTTGTGATGGATAAATGCACGAGAAAGTAATTGATAGGAACAGTGTAAAATCCAAAGGGAGGCTCTATGTCGTCAGAATGACTATTCTAACTTTCTAGTTCACTGAGATTTTGAGACTTTGGGTCTGGGCATATGCTGGTTTGAGTGAATacatttgtcttagggttttactgctctgaacagacaccatgaccaaggcaagtcttgtaagggacatttaatttggggctggcttacaggttcagaggttcagttcattatcagcaaggtaggagcatggctgcatccaggcatagtgctggaggagctgagagctctaaaTCTTGccctgaaggcaaacaggagaaggctaccttccaggcagctaagaggagggtctcaaaacccaaccccacagtgacacacttcctccatctggccacacctacttcaacaaggccacacctcctaataatgccactccctgggccaagcatactcaaaGAACCATAGCATTAGTCTAGCTGTgcgatattttttatttgcaaattCTGTACAATAAAggaatttttagtttttaaaaaagtttattcaAATCCTGTCTTCTCTGAAGCATAAAGGCGCTGGCAAATGTTTAATTTGGAGTGAAGCAGAAATCTGTAGAGGATAAATATGTTAGAGTAGAGCTCCAACATTGTTCCCCTAGGCCAGTTATCATTGCATGATAACCCATCTCTCTGAGCTATCTTCTGAAAATCTGGACCTTGGGGAGTCTGGCTTGAGCCCGGGCTTGGCATCTGCTGTGTAACCAATCCCTCTGGCTATGGCTGAGAAGTCTGTGGAGTTGAGTGTCCTAAATGCTGTTGAGACCTGCTCAGTTTTCCTTCAAACCAAAGGAAGGGGATCGAGATAGTAGAAGCTCTGTGTAGGGCTGGGTTGGGGACAGGAAGAAAGCCAGTACATaaagaggagaggctgaagctAGTCAGCGAAGCCTTTATGGCTTCTCTATATCTTTGTGGTTTACCTTAAAATGAGTATCTTTGTCATAGTACTTTTGGGTTGCTGTAACGAAACATAGGAATCTCAGTGATATATAAATAACAGAATTTATTTAAGTTCAAGGTGACAGAGCCAACGGATTTAGTGTTCCGCAAGGTTTTATTCTTTACAGATGATGCCTTCTTGCCCTGCCCTCCTGGGTGACAGTGGTCAGGCAGCTACCCTCCAGCTCTACCCAGTCCCTCATGACTTAACCACCTCACGGAAGCCTCTACGCCTTCATCCAGTCACGCCATGGATAAAGTTAAAGCATGAATTTGGAGAAAGGCAGGCACCAATGATCACAACGCATCACTGAAGTTAAATTAAGGAGTCAAAAGCTACTGAGGTTGGACTGTGACAGTACCAATGCTCCATTATGGTGGCTAGTTTTTACATCAGCTTGACACAAAATCATTTTTGAAGggggaacttcaattgagaaaatgctgcccaccagattggcctgtgggtgaggcttgggggcattttcttgactgataacTGATGTGGGCAGTACCGCCTCTGGGCTGGTGGCCCAAAGGACCTTACAAGGACAGACCGAACAAGCCAAGGGGAGGAAGCCAGTGTGCACCACTCCTCCGTAGCTTCTATGTCTGTtcccacctccaggttcctggtCTGAGTTTCTACTCCACCTTCCCTGTATGCTGGATGAGCTATAAGATGAAacccaagttgattttggtcacaaagttttattacagcaatagaaaccctaaaaaGGCACCTGGACGCCATGATCTGATTTGACATTTATTGGTTACAAAACCTGCTGCTGATGACAGCACTACAGGGGCCATGTGATATTGGTCCCTGAATGTTGGGGGGAAAGGGGCACCTGTGTCAGGGCTCCCTAAAACCAGAGCTTTGAGGATGTTTTGAAACCGCACGCAGGACCAGCCTTCTTGTAATGTGTCTTGCAGTACTGGAGCTCGGCTCTGCTTGGCTTGGCCATGAGCATCACCTCCCACCCCCTGAACACTGGCGACCTGGTCTCTTGCAACCCCACTAAAGAGCGAAAGCGGCGAGCAGCAGACAGGCTGGCTGCGAGCTTCCCATTTCAGGTTTTCCAGTTCGCCAGCCAGCCAGgccccatgcctgcatttctgCTGAGGCAGGTGAGCCCCTGGGACCTGACCTCTGGCCCTTTGTCCCTCGGCAGGGCCAGTTGTCAAGGAGATGACAAGATTGGATTCTGAGTTAAGGGAGCCaatctttctttctaaatttatctttgctctctgctttcttcCGCTTTCTGTCCCGCCCTCatgaccttttccttttttcttttctttttattgcaagCAGCCATTAAAAGAATGGTGGTCATTTTTGAAATTGTGaccaaatttgtgtgtgtgtgtgtgtgtgtgtgtgtgtgtaagactttTTGTTGCTTTTTAGGATACCCCTGCTGCAGTGTTTATTTTGCAGAGAAATACCATATTATTGATATCTTGGGAAACTCTCCTGCGTTCATTACAACATCCTGAGAAGACTTATTTCTAATTGCCAGATGCAAAGGACAGAGTTGAGAAGGCAAGGTTCCCGGCTATGTCATGACTAAGATGAGTTTCGATCCTGCTCTAAGCTGACTGGGGCTTGGGACCATGGGCTGTTCCTAGGCACCAAAGGCATGTAAGCTCAGGGGTAAATACATTCAGCAAGATGCAAACCATTGAGCTTAGAGCTCCTTGCCACAGCTTGTTCAGGTGGTGCTGATGCTGGGGATGCTCACCGTGGCTTGTGACATCACCTGCATCATCCGTCAAGGGCTGTCAAATTCTCAGACCAAACCTGGCCACAGTGCTTCTTGTTTCTCCTTTCCACACCTAGCTGTTCCTGTTTCTTTCcaataataaaaattctaaaactcTAAGATTAACTCTATGCTCTACGAATCAGACAAAAAGGATTTGGTCGCGATTCTTAAAATGACCACCATTCTTTTAATGGCTGGatgcaatgaagaaagaaaggaaggaaggaaagaaggaaggaaggaaggaaggaagaaagaaagaaagaaagaaagaaaggaagaaagaaagaaagaaagaaagagagaaagaaagaaaggggtcaACTGTAAATATAAGACATACACTAGAATTTgaagatttaaaatgaaaatgaatgtcaATATTTCAGTAAGTTAAATATTAAATGCATGTTGAGATATAGTTTAGACTATATTCAGTTAAAGGCAATATATTACTATTGTTTACTTAATATTCCCAGTCAAAACGATCTTAAAACTTTGAGTGCACCCCTGCCCCCATGATATTCttgctgctgttattgtttttgagacatggtcttggCTACACTATCCGGACTAGCTGGAGACCATGTCCATCTTTCTGCCTTAGCCCCCCgcattctgggattaaagtcccAAGCCACCGCACCTGGCTATCAAACCAAGACAACATGTGGACGGGCCTGAGAGATGTTGCTGAGTCAGACCCTGCAGTCTGAGAAGATGGCGTACTGTCAGAGTCCGGTTACACGGGTTCCAGGAAAGGCGAGACGGAGGGCAACTGCCAGGTCTGTGTGGGAACAGAATGAAAgttgagaggaggaggcagggtggAGGAGTCGCTGTGGAAGAAAACCAACCCCAAATGGTCCTATGTCAGTAtcacatctgtctctctgtctaacTCAGAGAGCATGTAACAGAACAGAAGCAGCCTCAGTATAAGCTGGAGGCTTTAGTTAATGTGTTTGACATTGGCTTATCACTGCTGGCACACGTACCACAGGAGTGCCAGATTCTAATAGACAAGTGTGTAAGctgcatgtgtgtggtacataGGAACTTAGTGCTTTTGGCTCAACTTTCCTGCACACATACaattgatttttaacatttttaacttaataaaaattacatttatttacttacttgcttATCTAATTATGTACGTGTGCATACagtggtcagaagacaacttgaaaCAAATAgctccttccttctgttctgccagtcctagggattgaactcaggtccttgagtTTCagaagcaagcacctttacccctgagccatctcacaggcccatgattgtttgtttgttttaagtaaaAAGGTAAAGTATTAGTCAAAATTTAATTTCACCTCTTTGTGTTCTATTAATGTGGCTACTAAGGGAATTAACATTGTGCCTGCCTTTGACCTCCGGAGCTGCATTTCCTTTCTCTACCACGGCTGCTCTCCCAGGTACTTAACTATGCTGCTCATTCACCAGCCTGGAGTCTTATAATAGGTGGACTATAGACTCCCTTAAAGCCCCGGGATCCCCACAGTGGATGGGTTCTAGTTTTCTCCTGCCCAGTCTGGAAGTAATGGGGAGGAAGGCGAGGGAAGACTGGCTGGGTTCCCTCTAGCCTGCTGCCTGCTACTGATCTGGAGTCCTTTGTGGTAAGACAAGATTCCGTGATACCCGCTGCCTACCCTCCCCAAATCTGGGGACAAGGAAGGCAAGCCCTACTCCTCTATCCCTCTGCTGCCAGCACTTCAGGAAGGGGTCTGAGTGGTCGTTTGGATGGCCTAGTATCTCAGCCCCATCCTCAAAGTGATCCAGTCTAAGAGAGGCTCTCAATACCCAGTAGGGATGCTCTTTCTCAGGACAGCACTGGGATGAGCCACCCCTGGCTCCCTGGGGGATGCTCTCTTTTATGAGAAAATCCGGAACCTGCTGCTGGCAATCTTTCCTGGAACATCTGCCTTTCTGTAGAGATCTGTGAGGCATCGTCGTATATATGTCTTAGCGTGTGTCTGTAAATAAACTCCCCTCTCAGTGAACCCTGAAGCCCTGAAACACTCTGAGCCAGTTGCTCAACTGGAATGGTTTTCTAAGCAAAGTCCCATCTGGCCTCTCCTCTGAGAATGAAATGAGCACTGGGGCCTCTCTACCTGGAATGCTGTCCGTAAGCAGCTCGTGGTGGCTGGGCAGAGGTGGAACAGGGTGCCTTTGTAGCCTTGTTGGTGTGAGTTGAGGCCCCATTGACACTGGAAAAACCTGCCTTCATTGTATTTTGAAACTGCAAAATAACCCCGACACTTGAGAGGGGAATGTGGTATGACTCTCCGTACCAGCCATCCACATATGACAAACGTTAATATTTACCATTAGACTTCCGGTCACTTTTAAAAGACAGGAGCTGGTACGGCTACGCGACTTTCCTTCCCACAGCCCCTCGCgcccttcctttccaacttgggcCCGGCAGAATGGCTCCCGCAAAGAAGGGTGGTGAGAAGAAGAAGGGCCGTTCTGCCATCAACGAGATGGTGACCCGAGAATACACCATCAACATTCACAAGCGCATCCATGGAGTGGGCTTCAAGAAGCGTGCTCCTCAGGCACTCAAAGAAATTCGGAAATTTGCCATGAAGGAGATGGGGACTCCAGATGTGCGCATAGACACCAGGCTCAATAAAGCCGTCTGGGCCAAAGGAATAAGGAATGTTCCGTACCACATCAGAGTACATTTGTCCAGAAAGCATAATGAGGCTGAGGATTCACCAAACAAGCTCTACACACTGGTAACTTACGTGCCTGTTACCACATTCAAAAACCTGTAGATGGTCAATGTGGATGAGAACTAACTGCTGAATGTCAAATAAAGTTACAGAactgccaaaaaataaaaataaaaacataaaagacgGGAGCTGTTGTAGTTGAGGAGAATCACGACTTGACTCAGCCAGAGGACTCATCTATGATGTTAGCTGTAACATTGCCACAAACAACGCGTTATTATTACATTAAattatcatttatattttattatatttatattataaaacattatttgtatacatatgtgtTCATTTGTATATCTAATATATTATTagacataaaatattaatataaaatattagccAATGTCTAGTAAATATCTACAGGATGGTTCTTGTGTAGCAGCTACAGTTTTCTTCAGGAAGGATAGAGGGATGGAAAAGCAGAATCCCAGTAGGCCAAGTCCTTGAGTGTGATTGGCCTTTTCCTCAGCAGCACCTTCTCAGCTTGCTGATGACATGGCTTCCAGAGCTGGCCTTTCACTACCCGATACCCAGGGCAGTTGATTCCCCAACTCGGTATTTacttttcataaaaataattcttaaaaagatttgtttacttttaatagTTGTGTATAAGCACTTGCCtggatgtgtctgtgtatcaTATGCAGGCATtggccacagaagccagaagagggcattttatTCCTCTAGAACTACAGTTACAgttatgagccactatgtaggtgctgggaattgaacccaggtcctctggaagagaaaccaGCACCCTTAACTGCGGAGCCTTCTATCCTGTCTAAAAATAACCTTAAAGGCACTTAAAAATTAACGCTGAGGCCATGGAAGTGACTCAGCAGTGCAGATAAAGGCACCTTCTGTTATTCCACAGGACCCAAGTTAGTCACCGGCAACCCACACCACCGATAGCCCCAGCCCCATGGGATCAGATATCCCGTTCAGGCTTCCATGGCAACCCCactcacacagatatgcacacagatctgcataaataaatctttaaaaagtaatgcTAGGGGACTTGTGTTGTTACTAACTCCACTGTGGATGAAATGCTCGAGGGGGGTCTGTCTATCGGATTGAGGTGAAAATACATTGCAATAAAGATGTAGTAGAAGATATGCCGGCTTCATCAAGCTGACTTAGGAAATGGAGATCTCCAGTTAGGTTACAAGGGGGTAAGGATGAgtagtaaattttttttaatttttataaattattataatttttctaatatgtatatgtgtatgtatgtatgtatttgatctgggaatatagctcagttgtGTATATACAAAGCCTTGAGTTTAGTCTTCCAAACCATGTAAGACTGCACATGGTGGCATATACCAGTATTCATGGCATTTGGGAGGaacaggcaggaggattgtaaagTTAAAGATAGCCCTCATCTACATAGTAAGTCATAGGCCAGCCTAGGCCAGATGAGcccttgtcttttttatttttttaagttactttttaatctttttatatcagtggttctcaacctgtgtatcatgacccctttgagggtTCAAAGGACTTTGGggttacctaagaccatcagaaagcacagatatttacatttgatTTATAGCAATAGCAAGGTTATCATTATGAAGCAGcaccaaaaataattttatggttggggggatATGACATGAGGAGCCATATTAAAacgtcacagcattaggaaggaaggttgagaaccactgctctaaatgattttttaaaaggcGTGCTAATTCACGGAAATTTGGGgaccagagaaaaacacacagaagACCAATCCTTTATAGTGCTACTGTGCAGAGAAAGCTGCTCACAACAACTTCCACGACTAACtggttatttaaatatttaactaTGATAGTCTATACTCTCTTCAGTTCCTGTCCATTGACGTCCACAACACTGTGTGCGCTTCACTGTCAGTAAACCCTAGTGTCTGCTGAGGAAGGTGAAGTGGACACGGGTGTGTGGAGTTCTGTCGGTCATACTGGGTAGAACCTTCCTGGAAAATGTAATGACCCTTGAGCTTTCTCTTCAGAGCTACACTGGGACTGCTGAGGCATCCAGCCTCATGACGGAGAACCTATTGGAGTCTCAGCCTCTTCTGTATGAGTCGGCCATTGGGATCTACAGAGTGAAAGAAGAGAGACTCCCACcaattgtcctctgatttccacatgtgtgctgtggtgtgtgtgtgtgtgtgtgtgtgtgtgtgtgtgtgtgtgtgtgagagagagagagagagaga is a window of Rattus norvegicus strain BN/NHsdMcwi chromosome 18, GRCr8, whole genome shotgun sequence DNA encoding:
- the Rpl31l7 gene encoding large ribosomal subunit protein eL31-like — translated: MAPAKKGGEKKKGRSAINEMVTREYTINIHKRIHGVGFKKRAPQALKEIRKFAMKEMGTPDVRIDTRLNKAVWAKGIRNVPYHIRVHLSRKHNEAEDSPNKLYTLVTYVPVTTFKNL